The Malus sylvestris chromosome 8, drMalSylv7.2, whole genome shotgun sequence genomic interval ttttacaactgGAAGCAACCACGTTGCTCAAGCAATGGTAACTGAGTGAGATTGATATACGGGCCCCACCATCTGAAAATATGTGGAGACGCGCCCCTACGCACCTCACGCAATTTGTTTTAAGAACATGGCTGACGTTAGCCTTGCATCACATCCATCTAGGCACTCGGGTCGGGCTTTGAATTTCTGCTTGACCTCTTGGTTGGACTCCCCTTAGCCCAATTGCTCGAGGTGGGCTAGAGGGGGGGAGGGGAGGTTGAAATTAATTTGGAGCCAATCTGCAGGGCTATTGCCCACATGGAACCTCTATTAataaattaaactccataaaaattcatagatttataaatccattcaaatctctcaaattcccaattgaatacatcccctttatctttaaaaaaaataaaaataaagaacttAATTTTCACTCGTGTAATAATTTACCAAAacgacaatttttttttacactaaTATAATGTGATATACTCTATATAAACATGTCATTCTAACCAAGGCCGACCAGGCCTAGTGCGGGCTAGGCGATTGTCCGGAgcccaaaaaaataaagggcaccaaaattatttcgggttttatattcatatataatttcataagagtataaatttttaaaatttggttaaatgaCCAAGAAGTTTAACTAGAACTAGTGGtttatgttgtttaaaattaacaaggagGTCTCGGGTTTAAATAACTAtatgtttatttacttttttaatttttacagatttctttttataagagtataaatttataaaatttggtcaaATGATTAAGAAGTTTAACTAGAATTGGCGATTCAtgatgtttaaaattaacaaataggTCCCGGGTTCAAAACGTTATGTGAAGGTTtctgttgtttaaaattaaagaaaggtcttaagtttgaaatgctatgtgcttttgttttttttttttaattctttccaatttttaccaatttatgtttggttgttaatttctttttaattgctagctagtagctatgtgggttgtaATTTTTAGACATTCATTCCAATTCAAGTCTCTTGCAATTTTTAGACATTTattccaattcaagtctaaccttcaacaaagagtaatgcgtagactaaatttgcaacaCATATGATGTGTcattaataagaaataaacatgttaatcaacacttaagtaataatccaatcatcaacaatcacatcatacagtttacaaaatttggtttaaaaatttggtatATGCATTAACATTCAAGAAATTAATGGAtgtgtatctctctctctctctcttttttttttttttcgggtcAAAGGGGCGAATTTTAGTACCTACAGACAACTAAACACAGGAGGTCCAAAAATAAGTGATacacaacaaaaaacaaaaggaccCAAAGTTACACAACACAAGGCCTAAAACACTGGTTGGAAAACAAAAACaccacaaacaaaacaacataGCCTCTTGTCGCCTCCACCGCCTACATAGTGCAACCCCATCAACGCAAAACCAACGCCCATGACCACCGTCAAGCATCCACCTcccagagaagaagaagatggtgaCTCCTACAACTTGCAACAACCACCGAGCTGAACGCAACTAGAATAGGAAAGAAGCCGATAGAGAACCCACCAACGACAGCGCCAATAAATGCAAGCAAGTGGAAGGTGACAAATATACCCTCTTCGTGCTTGCTACATTCGAACACCTTTTGGGCCAATTGGGCCTCTTTAGTCAAATTCTGTTTAGCCCACATTTGGAGATTGGGTTTGTGACAAATATACCCGCCTTTGGAGATGCCTTCATCACCTCAGTGAAAGTCGTCGGAAGTCGGACTGAAAACAGAGCAGATGGCAGCGACGGCGTGTTTCATCATCGTCAGCAGAAACGACATCCCTATTTACGAAGCTGAAGTCGGATCCGCCGCCAAAGTatcattctttctttttcttccctttcaATTTCTAATTCCAATTGCAATTTTGTTCTGATTTTCCATTGTTTGATTCATTCTGACAATATAATCTCatcaaattcaatccaatttcaattaattaaaatgGGTTTCTTCATTTCTTGGCAATCTCTCTGCATCTGCAATGCTCGcttcaattttctttattttttgtaattttttttatttatttgatactAGTGATGTTCTATTTTAAACtaggtgtgatatccacactttttgtatttttcacaCGCTCTTCTAATTTTCGGCTGTCAGATTGGATGAAATGAAGAAAATTAACGGACATAaatgggtgtgtgagaagtaaaaagggtgtgtggatagcccACCCCTTAAACTAATCTAAACCGcgggaggaggattcgaacTCGGGTGCACAGCGGAGCACATCCGCTCTATGCAATGTAGTTAATAATATGTAAATTCATCtaaatatatatgtttgtaCGGCTAAATACTTGGATGGGTAATGGGTGTTGGTTTGACACTTGACACAGAGAGAAGATGCTGCACAGTTGCATCAGTTCATATTACATGCGGCTCTCGACATTGTTCAGGACCTTGCCTGGACTACCAGTGCCATGTGAGCCAGCCACTTTTTCTGTACCCTCCATgcctttcttcttcccttaacTTGTTTATGCGTATGTTATTGATCTTTGTAACATTCTTGGTGCAGGTACTTGAAAGCAATCGATCGCTTTAATGATTTGGTGGTTTCCGTCTATGTTACTGCTGGTCATATCCTTTGTATTTCCAACTCAAATATACGTTTCACCTTCACCTATCTTAGAATTGTATGTGTTCACGGATGTGTTATTTTCTGCGCCAGTTCTTTAGCAACTCCGTCGTTTTTCAAATCAAGAAAGTATCTTTAACTTGTGCTAATGATAAACCTCAGCAGATGGCATAACAACGGTGCCACATGTATGTACTTATGTTGTCTTCAATTTCTGAACATTGCTgttatttgtatttgttcaaCCTGATAGAAGGCTGAGTGAAAGGTCTTCATGTTGTGCTCTGTTAGGTACTGTACAGTTTCGAGTTTGACAGTTTCTTTAACTAGACATACATACACGACTTATGCTACTTCATGACTCTCGTAACGATGATGGAATCAAGAGCTTCTTCCAAGAGGTTCATGAGCTTTACATCAAAGTAAGTCACTACATACCATCAGCCCTTTTATTTAAGTTCATTTTTACACTTCCGTAGGTTCTTGTTGGTTGATGTGTTCTCTGCGGATTCCCTACTGTATGCTTCTAATCTCGTAGTCTTGGGTGGCATGAGGTGAATAGAGGTGAACTATGCGTTCTGTAATTATGAATTGTAGTAAAAAGGCTAGCTCTCCTTAGAAGGTACGTAGTTACATTGCCTACACATGTTTCATTTAGAAGTGCTCATGGTCAGTTGTTAATGCCTAGGAAACCCTTGACTGCGAAACATATTCTCGTTACTGTTCCGAGTATCCTCTGATACCAGCAAATAGAGCCAcatgtttaaaatgaaactcCTTGTGAGGAAGATCATCTGGTGGTATCTTGGATGAATCGTAGTCGAAGTTAGAGAGTAGAAACTCACTGGCAATATCACATATGcaaaaagaaaatatgtaaaTACAGAGTTTTTGTCTTTCCTTTTATTCTTGCGAATCCAAACAACGATACTAGTTTATGTCAGTTCATGAAATCTTAGAGTTTTGTCTAAACACACTTAATTATTTCATTACACAGTTTCCATTTCGCAATGTTAACTTCCGTTTCATAACAGAAAGGCATTGATCATTGACTCATAAGATGTTTGTGAATTTGCAGACTCTTCTTAATCCCCTCTACGTGCCTGGTTCGCGAATCGCGTCATCACATTTTGATACAAAAGTCCGTGCGCTTGCACGAAAACATCTGTAGGGGCAATGTATGCTGTGGGTACACAAGCTCTTGACTTTTCGCAACGAGGTGCACGAAGCCTgtcctttttgtttctttttcatgatTCTAGTTCAAGACTGTTGCGTATTATACCACGTGTTATTTGCGATATTAGGATTAAGTCTATCAACATTTCAATGCTAAGGGAGAAGTGCATGAAAGAGAACATTTTAAGTATTAAAACATCCAAGGAAGCAAaccttaagggtgcgtttgttgcatcgGATTATTTCAAACTGGACTGGCTTAGCTTGGACTAAACAGGATAAAACAGGGAAGTGTTTGGTGCAGTTTCGGACTAAACTACAgactaaaatatttttaagaaccacaatattttttttattatttttaattcactttcaaattataaaaataacaaaataactattatattataaaaatatCTTCTgccattacattttttttagtcGTGCTTCTGCCATTGCCTTCTGGAAGAAAACTGATACCCTTCCTGAAACCCCTTTCTTTCTCTCACAACTTTGTAGAGACACACCTCCCCCTCTTCACTTTCTCTCACATCTTcacttctctttctccctcttagTACAGAAAGTATTGGTGCTCATCCCAGTCGCCGTCGACAaaagtttaccctctcacagcCAAGCAAAACGAACAAATCATACAATCAACAGAGCCCATGGCGTGATTTGGATTTTGGAGGTATTGGAACGATTGATGTGCGCCTGATGGAGTGATTGGGTTTCAGAGGCACAAcgattttgtaaatttttttttctgttttttgtttCGAATTCTGGGGTTggatgtttttggttttttgatgTGTGAGGCAGTGGGAACAACTACGCAATCTGATTGTGGAAGTGAGGAAGAAGTAAATGAGAGCGGCGAAGTAGGCAGAGACAACGCATGAAGCAACTAAAAAGCGAAAGCGGCAGAGGAAACCGTGATTTATGAGGATGCGGCAGCGGTCCTGGGATGGTCCGGCAAGGTTGTCGAGCAGGGTGAGGAGTCGAGCAGAACGAGGAGTCGAGCAGAACGAGGAGTCAAGCGGGACAATGTGAGAGAAAAGAAGGGTCTTTGCAATCCGGTGGTATTCAAGGGGTCTCACTAAGACTATCTATCGAGCCCCGTAGTCGAGGCGAGTGAGGTTTAATCCCACTAAAGCTAGTCCCTTCCTCTAACAAACATGAGACTACACTAACACCTAGTCCAATCTAGTCCAATCCCACTTAGCAAGGGCAAACAAACACTCCCTAAATTCAGTATCTCCCTGTGTTTTTCTTCCTAAGATTTTGGGTCCGCGgccacacacaaacacacgcACATACAAGCGATCCACGTGTCTATTTTCCGCTGCCACAACAGAAAGTAGCAGTAACTACTAGGCCAGAGGTAGGACTTTCGCGAATCATAAACGCTTCTAACTACGTAATGCCTAAATCACAGGAAAAAAAACTTGACAATTGCCTCTGAAACTGAAGATGTTCCCATAAACTTGTCGATAAAAAATGCACGATTACATGACATGAAGAGTGATGAAGAGGTCGTGAGAAAAACTACGTTATATTTGTAAAATCTTACAAATAAGATTCAAAACCCAAGACCAATTCTGATATCCAAAAACCGTCTCTTTCCCGGTTTTAGGGGTGGACCAAGACGAGAGCGTGTGCTTCATCATTTAGAAACAGCCTGCCATAGAAGAGACGAGATGAGATGACAACATATGTTTTATCTTCCAGAAAATGGTACAAAGAGAACATGACATACCTTCTTTCGGTCGGTCTTCCTTTTCTTTGGAGCAGGCTCCTCACTATTACCCACCTGCCAGGAACCAAAAACATGTGCAATATTAACAACTAAATCAACCACAAAGAAATGCAGGCACGATGCAATGTCAAGTACCATcgtgaagaaaacaaaaaacaattacgAACAACCTTCTAACAGTGAAAAGAATATATACAACTGTAAATAGGACCAGATTCTTACAATTTCTGGGCATTTATAATCAATACCAGCAGCCTCAATTTTCTTTTGACGCTTCAGATCTCTCTTCACAATCTTCCCCATTAACTTCTTGTGCTCTTCCACTGTTCTTTCCTGAAAAATCACCACCCAACAAGGAAAAGGTTAATGAGTTGAAAGTCCTTGCAGGTTTGTTGTGCAATGTCAAATGGGAGAACTTGCTAGAAGTTGCGTTTCATGTCTTCACTGAATACCTTGTCTTGTCTCTTCCGCTCAATTTGAACCCAGTTCACGGGTCTGACTCGGTAGTTGAAACCTTTCCATCTAAAGTCAAACAAGACACCAATGGTGAGCATTTACAGCAACAAAAGTTATCAGTAAGGGGGAACGCAAGAAATTCTCAACCCAGCAACCAACGTACAATTGAACCACTGATCCTTGGCCCTACCTTTTCCCTCCGCTAGTTTGATGAATGATCTATTTTTCATAACATTGAATTTAAACCCTGAAACTTTTTTCCTACAATAAAAGTCCCCCTTAACTTTGCTCGCATCTTTTCCCTCCATTCCTATTTATAGTTTTTCACTGTTCTCAGTTTCAAGTGACACAGAAAACTGAACGTGAAATGATTACCACTTGAGATTCAAAGCACACAGATGAACCAAGTCGTAAGATAAATCTTTTAAAGAACCATTGAACAGCTTAACCACATTAATACACATTAGATTTACTATAAACAAAACTATCTTTGATGCCAAACTAACTCTCATATCATAataaaagataaacaaataatTACTTACAATTTCGGGTGAACTTTCTGCGGAGGAATAAGATGGACTTGCAACACGTGTTCGAACAACAAATAGTTATGCATAGTGTCAGCTACAACTTTCGCCACCTGCAAACAGGGTAGTGTTAGcaccgcaaaaaaaaaaaaggaaacatttGGGAGTTTAGATAATAAATTCCAAGAAATTGAATACAACCTGAGGGTCTTCAAACTCAATGAAGCCAAAATGCTTTGATTTCCCTGTCTATTGAACAtaagatgaaagaaaaaaagagttaaaaaatgtcaaaaacataataattccTGTAACTATGATACTGCATACTAAATGAAAGGGATCTTTTATCTGCAATTATTCACAAGTCAGGGAGGAAAGAAGGAGTTGTAGAACTACGTTCAAGAGTGATAAACATTATACTTATCTTCAGTTACAAGGAGCTAAAGATGTTTCAATTGGGAACTTAAAAAATAgggaaaacatatatatagtgACACAGTTGTGGTCCAGCAGCCTAACCTTTTTGTTACGCGCAATTCTTAATTTCTTAATCGAACCAAATTGCCCAAAAAATCCTGTGAAAAACATCCAATCAGCAGTTTTAGCAGGTACACAATTACAAACATAGCAATAACCTTGAGCACATATTACAAAACATTTGTTCTTCATTCAAATACATCATATTTGACAATCTCTATTGCACACCTTCCATTTCTTTCTCATAGAAGCCATGAGGTATCCGACCAATGTATAAAACTGTAGCAACATCCTCCGTAGGCTTTTCTTGGGGGAGTTTCCGTGCTGGACCGCCTTCTAATGGCTTAACGCATAAATTCACCACCAAAACAATAAATAACACAACCAAAAGtgaaagggaaataaataaataggatTAAATTAAGCATTACCAAGAAATCAGCAGCGGTAGAAGCAGTAACAATTGCAGTAGCAGGAGGAGCAGCAGCTTCTTTATTTTTGTGAGAAGAAGCTGTTAACTGAGCAGAGGCTTTGCTCAATTGCTTTTTCATCGCCTTTT includes:
- the LOC126632927 gene encoding uncharacterized protein LOC126632927 isoform X2 codes for the protein MAATACFIIVSRNDIPIYEAEVGSAAKREDAAQLHQFILHAALDIVQDLAWTTSAMYLKAIDRFNDLVVSVYVIDIHTRLMLLHDSRNDDGIKSFFQEVHELYIKTLLNPLYVPGSRIASSHFDTKVRALARKHL
- the LOC126632927 gene encoding uncharacterized protein LOC126632927 isoform X1; protein product: MAATACFIIVSRNDIPIYEAEVGSAAKREDAAQLHQFILHAALDIVQDLAWTTSAMYLKAIDRFNDLVVSVYVTAGHTRLMLLHDSRNDDGIKSFFQEVHELYIKTLLNPLYVPGSRIASSHFDTKVRALARKHL
- the LOC126632927 gene encoding uncharacterized protein LOC126632927 isoform X3, whose product is MAATACFIIVSRNDIPIYEAEVGSAAKREDAAQLHQFILHAALDIVQDLAWTTSAMYLKAIDRFNDLVVSVYVTAGHILCISNSNIRFTFTYLRIVCVHGCVIFCASSLATPSFFKSRKYL
- the LOC126632926 gene encoding uncharacterized RNA-binding protein C1827.05c-like codes for the protein MGAKAKKAMKKQLSKASAQLTASSHKNKEAAAPPATAIVTASTAADFLPLEGGPARKLPQEKPTEDVATVLYIGRIPHGFYEKEMEGFFGQFGSIKKLRIARNKKTGKSKHFGFIEFEDPQVAKVVADTMHNYLLFEHVLQVHLIPPQKVHPKLWKGFNYRVRPVNWVQIERKRQDKERTVEEHKKLMGKIVKRDLKRQKKIEAAGIDYKCPEIVGNSEEPAPKKRKTDRKKAVSK